The genomic region CGTCGCGCAGATAGTCACACGGCAGGCCCGGCCCGCCGTTGAGACACAGCAGCACCTCATCGCCTTCGCCGAAGCTGTAGACCACGAGGTTGTGGCCGTCGACTTGCACGTTGTACTGCTGGTCGGGGGCAATTTCACGCCACATGCATACATTCCTTGTGTTGTATCGGCCTGGCGGGTAGCGGCCGTTTATCAGGTAAACACTACCGAGGATGCCGTGCGTCCATAACCTAGTATTTCTTATAGGTTTGGCCTGGCAGTCCTTCGCCGGGGCGTGGCATTCTACTTGCCGCAAGTCGAGATTCAAATGAATTCGGGAGCAGAACGGATGCTGGCCAAGCTGACCGCCTTCAATAATCGCCTCATGCCAGGCAGGAGCCTGGATGAACAAATGGACAATACGTTTATCCTGGCCCAACAACTGGGCTTCGATGCATTGGTGTATGACTACACGCCGGTGCCCATCGACCTCAATGGCACGCTGATCACGCCCTCGGTGTTGCAGCTGCGCAACACACCGCCGGACTGGCATGCCTTGTGGTGCAGCGAAGGGTTCTACCAGATCGACCCGGTGCAGCACCTGGCGTTGAGCACGGTATCGCCGTTTGTCTGGTCCTATGAGGAGAAGACAGAGACGGCGCTGCAGAAGATCATCGACCCGTGCCACGCGCCCGTATCCTCTTACTTGCACGAACGTGAGTTGACCTGTGGCGTCAGCGTCCCTATTCACCTGCCCCGGGGCGGCTTCGCGTCGCTGACCGGGTTGCGCACCGGCAAGGCGCGCACGGTATTGAAGGACGCACAACATACGTTGGCCGATTTCAGCCTGATTACCCATGCCTTGCAGGAAGCGGCCTACCCGTTGTTCAGCAAGGAGCTAAGGGCCTACCCGCATATCCACCTGACCAAGCGCGAACGCGAATGCCTCAAATGGGCCGCCGACGGCCTGACCGCTGCCGAAATTGCCACGCAATTGAGTCGTTCCCTGGCGGTGGTCACCCTGCACCTGGCCTCGGCCATGCACAAACTGGGGGCCAAGAACCGCGTACAGGCGGTGGTGCGAGCCACCCATTACCGTCTGCTGGAAGGTTGACCCACCGGAAAAACCTAGCTGTTTTGCTAGTTACCTAAACTTTTTGTTCAGACTATCGTAGCCCTGATCCTTTTTTCAGAGCGGGGCACGAAATGGAATTCATCGAAAAAGTTCGCGAAGGCTACGCGCCCTTTGGCGCCTATCAGACCTGGTATCGCGTCACGGGCGACCTGACCACAGGCCGTACGCCGTTGGTGATCATCCATGGCGGCCCGGGCTGCACCCACGATTACGTCGATGCCTTCAAGGACGTCGCCGCCAGCGGCCACGCGGTGATTCACTACGATCAGTTGGGCAATGGCCGCTCCACGCACTTGCCGGATAAAGACCCATCGTTCTGGACCATCAGCCTGTTCCTCGACGAGTTGAATAACCTGCTGGACCACCTGCAGATCAGCGATAACTACGCGATCCTCGGCCAATCCTGGGGCGGCATGCTGGGCAGCGAACACGCGATCCTGCAGCCCAAGGGCCTGCGCGCGTTTATTCCCGCCAACTCACCGACCTGCATGCGCACCTGGGTCAGCGAAGCCAACCGCCTGCGCAAGTTGTTGCCTGAGGGCGTGCATGAAACCCTGCTCAAGCACGAACAGGCCGGCACCTATCAAGATCCGGAATACCTGGCCGCCTCGCGGGTTTTCTATGATCAGCACGTGTGCCGCGTCAAACCCTGGCCGGAAGAAGTGGCGCGCACCTTCGCCCAGGTCGATGCAGACCCGACGGTGTACCACGCCATGAGCGGTCCGACCGAATTCCACGTGATCGGTAGCTTGAAGGACTGGAACGTGAACGGTCGCCTCGCGGCAATCAAGGTGCCGACCCTGGTGATTTCCGGCCGACATGACGAGGCCACGCCGCTGGTGGTCAAACCGTTCCTGGATGAAATCGCAGACGTGCGCTGGGCATTGTTTGAAGACTCCAGCCACATGCCCCATGTGGAAGAACGCCAGGCGTGCATGGGGACGGTGGTGAAGTTTCTGGATGAGGTGTGTTCAGTCCCGCACACAGCCCGCAAGGCCGGCTAGATTCCAATGTGGGAAGGGGCTTGCTCCCGATGACGGTGTATCAGTCAATATCTTCAGTGGCTGACACACTGCTATCGGGAGCAAGCCCCCTCCCACA from Pseudomonas synxantha harbors:
- a CDS encoding proline iminopeptidase-family hydrolase, whose translation is MEFIEKVREGYAPFGAYQTWYRVTGDLTTGRTPLVIIHGGPGCTHDYVDAFKDVAASGHAVIHYDQLGNGRSTHLPDKDPSFWTISLFLDELNNLLDHLQISDNYAILGQSWGGMLGSEHAILQPKGLRAFIPANSPTCMRTWVSEANRLRKLLPEGVHETLLKHEQAGTYQDPEYLAASRVFYDQHVCRVKPWPEEVARTFAQVDADPTVYHAMSGPTEFHVIGSLKDWNVNGRLAAIKVPTLVISGRHDEATPLVVKPFLDEIADVRWALFEDSSHMPHVEERQACMGTVVKFLDEVCSVPHTARKAG
- a CDS encoding LuxR family transcriptional regulator codes for the protein MLAKLTAFNNRLMPGRSLDEQMDNTFILAQQLGFDALVYDYTPVPIDLNGTLITPSVLQLRNTPPDWHALWCSEGFYQIDPVQHLALSTVSPFVWSYEEKTETALQKIIDPCHAPVSSYLHERELTCGVSVPIHLPRGGFASLTGLRTGKARTVLKDAQHTLADFSLITHALQEAAYPLFSKELRAYPHIHLTKRERECLKWAADGLTAAEIATQLSRSLAVVTLHLASAMHKLGAKNRVQAVVRATHYRLLEG